In the genome of Arthrobacter alpinus, the window TTGATAAGAGTGGTCATGAGAGTTTCTCTTCGGCTTCAGGCCAGTACCGTCACGTTGACGGCCTTGGGGTTGGTTTCTTCAACGGACGGAACCAGGGTTCCGGGGAGGGAAGCTGCGGCCGCCCCATGGGCCACTGCTTGCTGCAAGCAGGCCTGCGCGGAATCGCCGCGTAGAGTGCTCAACAGATATCCGGCCAGTGCGGAATCGCCCGCGCCGACTGTGCTTTTTGCCTCGATTGCCGGGCCATTGCCGTGCCAGCTACCATCCCTGGTGACCAGCACGGCACCCTTGGAGCCAAGCGTTGCAAGAACTGCGCCAACGCCCTGGTGAACCAAGGCGGATGCCGTGGCGGCAGCCAGGGCCGGATGTGATTCGAGGTCCTGGCCGTTGGTGGCGCCTGTCAGCTCGGCAAGTTCTTCACCATTGGGTTTGATCAGATCCGGAGCCGAACTTAGGCACTCGCGCAGAGGTGCACCGGAGGAATCCACGGCAATTTTTGGGGCCTTCGCGCCGTAGGCGCCACGCACGGAATCGATCACGTGGGCGTAAAAATCATTGGGCACGCCGGGCGGCAGGGAACCGGCCAGAACCAGCCAGGAAGCGCCGTCGGACTTCTCAACCGTTAGAGCCAACAACGCGGCAACCTGTTCCGGAGTGAGGGTGGGGCCGGGCTCATTGACCTTGGTGGTGGTGCCGTCGGGCTCGGTGATGGCAACGTTGCTGCGCAGGGCAGCGCCGATGGGCAGGCTCTGGTGCGGGATGTTCTCCACGCAGAGGGCGCGAACCAGGGCGTCATCGGCGTCGCCGGGAAGCAGCGCCAGTGACTGGATGCCGGAGGCAGACAGGGCCCGGACAAT includes:
- a CDS encoding 1-phosphofructokinase family hexose kinase, with protein sequence MILTLTPNPSLDRTIELAGVLERGEVQRATASSQHPGGKGVNIVRALSASGIQSLALLPGDADDALVRALCVENIPHQSLPIGAALRSNVAITEPDGTTTKVNEPGPTLTPEQVAALLALTVEKSDGASWLVLAGSLPPGVPNDFYAHVIDSVRGAYGAKAPKIAVDSSGAPLRECLSSAPDLIKPNGEELAELTGATNGQDLESHPALAAATASALVHQGVGAVLATLGSKGAVLVTRDGSWHGNGPAIEAKSTVGAGDSALAGYLLSTLRGDSAQACLQQAVAHGAAAASLPGTLVPSVEETNPKAVNVTVLA